A region from the Corylus avellana chromosome ca7, CavTom2PMs-1.0 genome encodes:
- the LOC132186233 gene encoding calmodulin-binding receptor-like cytoplasmic kinase 2: MKSPNHVHGRRNPSSGLRSTPDRVPYSPAYSEASSARSSSSSSRSRVAVAAKSVAGVFVACFTPPEDKSSTNSFADSAEFKAPSVASDGSRAGTGSERRRSSSERGIYSGSNHSTHSTHGREPGSVKFTMEEIFKATRNFSPSFKIGQGGFGTVFKGRLEDGTVVAVKRAKKSVYDKHLGVEFQSEIRTLAQVEHLNLVKFYGCLEHEDERIVVVEYVPNGTLREHLDSFHGNVLDLAARLDVAIDVAHAVTYLHMYTDHPIIHRDIKSSNILLTENFRAKVADFGFARLAADSDSGATHVSTQVKGTAGYLDPEYLRTYQLTEKSDVYSFGVLLVELVTGRRPIEPKREMKERITAKWAIKKFTEGDAISILDPKLECTSANHLALEQVLELALQCLAPRRQNRPIMRRCAEILWNIRKDYREQSSSDLRSVSSFTQRSISLREE; this comes from the exons ATGAAGAGCCCAAACCATGTGCACGGTCGACGGAATCCTAGCTCAGGACTGCGAAGCACGCCGGACCGCGTGCCATACTCGCCCGCATACTCCGAGGCCTCGAGCGCTCGGAGTTCCAGCTCAAGTAGCCGAAGCCGCGTCGCCGTCGCGGCTAAATCTGTCGCCGGAGTCTTCGTTGCGTGTTTCACTCCGCCGGAGGACAAGAGCTCCACCAATAGCTTCGCGGACTCTGCGGAGTTCAAAGCTCCTTCTG TTGCATCGGATGGTTCAAGAGCTGGTACTGGTAGTGAGAGAAGACGTAGTAGTTCAGAACGAGGGATCTATTCCGGTTCAAATCACTCAACACACTCAACACATGGGCGAGAGCCTGGGAGTGTAAAATTCACTATGGAGGAAATTTTCAAGGCCACGAGGAATTTCTCTCCCTCCTTCAAGATTGGACAAGGTGGTTTTGGGACAGTATTCAAGGGAAGACTCGAAGATGGAACTGTTGTTGCAGTAAAACGTGCTAAGAAG AGTGTGTATGATAAGCATTTGGGAGTGGAATTCCAAAGCGAGATCCGAACACTGGCACAGGTGGAACATTTGAATTTGGTCAAGTTTTACGGATGCTTGGAGCACGAAGATGAAAGAATTGTTGTTGTGGAGTATGTTCCCAATGGAACCCTCAGAGAACACTTGGATT CTTTTCATGGAAACGTTCTTGACCTCGCCGCACGGCTAGATGTTGCAATTGATGTGGCCCATGCTGTCACATACCTTCATATGTATACAG ATCATCCCATCATTCATAGAGACATAAAATCTTCCAACATTCTCCTCACTGAAAACTTCAGAGCCAAAGTAGCTGACTTTGGTTTTGCTAGACTGGCAGCCGACAGTGATTCAGGTGCCACCCATGTGTCTACCCAAGTTAAAGGAACTGCTGGCTACTTAGACCCAGAGTACCTCAGAACTTATCAGCTTACCGAGAAGAGTGACGTTTATTCATTTGGTGTGTTATTGGTTGAACTAGTCACCGGCAGGCGTCCAATTGAACCAAAACGAGAAATGAAAGAACGGATTACGGCAAAATGG GCCATAAAGAAGTTTACCGAAGGAGATGCTATTTCAATCTTGGACCCAAAGCTGGAATGCACTTCCGCAAATCACTTAGCCCTTGAGCAGGTTCTTGAACTAGCCTTACAGTGTTTGGCTCCACGCAGACAGAATCGGCCTATTATGAGGAGGTGTGCAGAGATCCTTTGGAACATCCGAAAGGATTACAGAGAACAATCATCTTCGGACTTGCGTTCGGTCTCCTCCTTTACCCAAAGGAGCATCTCACTAAGAGAAGAGtga
- the LOC132186232 gene encoding uncharacterized protein LOC132186232 — protein MGFSSILCPSSNSILSLFILYSCFFGPCHMYDELGYKTFTVSSFSYPRTTLRPFDLRYIRVDLPSWFSSMSIALNSDVELDAVSIKKARESTLPIICFRDGSPPLPDVSNISLNDSVLFPLSNGSFGGIQALQNVEQCFPMQKNITMKLTNEQISPGAWYFGLFNGVGPTRTQSKMIVRGPSYSFSANVTVEGCTTSTAWGPYCNQTVDPLSCVPSDSYFPAGNLSGDMSYNQTNENVISCKSSFKTSCLGDGETKVYSLDVLAVAEQLTIMAMDIKFNVAAASDSRNVSGINLMCFARHGAIPSATLHDYSSNISEAPLSIRSPKVGRWYIAILPVNISKELGGTQNTTTKVCYSMETQVLECPIGKAGSNCTWERYVLQTVLRRDSNPFESYYLPVSGKVLSDSANFPLEPLVSNSSYDGKPDDIWTYFLLDIPRGAAGGNIHIRLTSDTDIDYEVYARFGGLPSLDSWDYYYANSTRSSDGSMFFMLYNSSQEKVDFYLLYVREGTWGFGLRHLNATSSATTDQTIMSVSLERCPKRCSSHGECRVAFDASGLTSYSFCSCDRRHGGFDCGIEIVSHQGHIWQSICLIASNAAAVLPAFWALRQKALAEWVIYTSSGISSGLYHACDVGTWCALTFNVLQFMDFWLSFMAVVSTFVYLATIDEVFKRAIHTAVAILTALMAATKATRSTNIAIVIAIGALGLLIGWLIEISTNYRSFSFSIGFSLNMIDRWQIIKDWLQDHIKTFFRRFRWGFMLAGFTALAMAAISWKLETSESYWIWHSVWHVTIYTSSFFFLCSKTKTIAVNTENQRTPVGNYELTRQDSFSRG, from the exons atgggttTCAGTTCGATTCTGTGCCCTTCTTCCAATTCGATTCTTAGTCTTTTCATTctctattcttgtttttttggccCCTGTCATATGTATGACGAACTGGGTTACAAAACCTTCACCGTCTCTAGCTTTAGCTATCCTCGGACCACGCTCAGGCCCTTTGATTTGCGCTATATTAGAG TTGATTTGCCATCATGGTTCTCTTCAATGTCTATAGCATTGAACTCGGATGTAGAGCTC GATGCTGTAAGCATAAAAAAGGCTCGTGAAAGCACACTGCCAATTATTTGCTTCAGAGATGGTAGCCCCCCTCTTCCAGATGTCTCAAACATTTCTCTAAATGATTCAG TGTTATTTCCCCTCTCTAATGGCTCGTTTGGAGGAATTCAAGCTCTTCAGAATGTGGAGCAGTGCTTTCCTATGCAGAAAAATATCACAATGAAGTTGACAAATGAGCAG ATATCTCCAGGAGCttggtattttggtcttttcaATGGCGTTGGACCTACAAGGACACAGTCGAAAATG ATTGTCCGAGGCCCATCATACTCCTTCAGTGCCAATGTTACTGTAGAAGGATGTACAACCTCAACGGCATGGGGCCCGTACTGCAACCAGACAGTGGACCCACTCTCATGTGTTCCATCTGACAGCTACTTTCCTGCAGGGAATCTTTCAGGAGACATGTCATACAACCAGACAaatgaaaatgtgatttctTGCAAAAGTAGTTTCAAAACTTCTTGCCTTGGAGATGGTGAAACAAAAGTATACTCCTTGGATGTTCTGGCAGTGGCTGAACAGTTGACCATTATGGCAATGGATATCAAGTTCAATGTAGCAGCAGCAAGTGACAGTAGGAACGTTAGTGGAATTAATTTAATGTGTTTTGCTCGGCACGGTGCAATTCCTTCAGCCACTCTGCATGATTATTCCAGTAACATAAGTGAAGCTCCTTTGTCTATTCGCTCCCCAAAGGTTGGGCGCTGGTATATTGCTATTTTACCGGTTAATATTTCAAAAGAACTTGGAGGGACTCAGAACACTACTACAAAAGTTTGCTATTCCATGGAAACACAAGTTCTTGAATGTCCCATAGGAAAGGCTGGATCAAATTGTACATGGGAAAGATACGTCCTGCAG ACAGTTCTCAGGAGAGATTCAAACCCCTTTGAATCCTATTATTTGCCAGTCAGTGGAAAAGTATTGTCAGATTCAGCCAATTTTCCTCTTGAGCCCCTTGTAAGCAACTCCTCGTATGATGGAAAACCAGATGATATTTGGACTTACTTTCTTTTGGATATTCCTCGCGGTGCAGCTGGAGGAAATATACACATCCGACTGACATCAGATACAGACATTGATTATGAAGTATATGCTAGATTTGGTGGATTACCATCACTTGATAGCTGGGATTATTACTATGCAAACAGTACAAGAAGTAGTGATGGCTCCATGTTTTTCATGTTGTATAATTCCAGCCAAGAAAAGGttgatttttatcttttatatgtTAGAGAAGGAACTTGGGGTTTTGGATTGAGGCATCTTAATGCCACTAGCAGTGCTACTACAGATCAAACTATCATGTCTGTTTCCCTTGAAAGATGCCCAAAAAGGTGCTCCTCTCATGGGGAATGCAGAGTTGCTTTTGATGCTAGTGGATTGACATCATACAG CTTCTGCTCTTGTGATCGAAGGCATGGAGGCTTTGACTGTGGCATTGAAATCGTATCACATCAAG GGCACATATGGCAATCGATTTGTCTTATTGCATCAAATGCTGCGGCTGTACTTCCTGCCTTTTGGGCCCTTCGACAGAAG GCATTGGCAGAGTGGGTGATATACACATCTAGCGGAATTTCAAGTGGATTATATCATGCTTGTGATGTAGGCACGTGGTGTGCATTAACCTTTAATGTCTTACAG TTTATGGACTTTTGGCTCTCTTTCATGGCTGTGGTGAGCACTTTCGTGTACCTTGCTACTATTGATGAAGTTTTTAAGAGGGCAATTCACACAGCTGTAGCTATTCTTACAGCCCTAATGGCTGCGACTAAGGCAACCAG GTCTACCAATATTGCTATTGTGATAGCAATTGGGGCTTTGGGTCTTCTTATTGGATGGCTGATAGAGATCTCTACTAACTATAGGTCGTTCTCCTTTTCGATCGGGTTCTCTTTAAATATGATTGACAG ATGGCAAATTATTAAAGACTGGCTTCAAGATCATATCAAGACATTTTTTAGACGGTTCCGGTGGGGATTTATGCTAGCAGGTTTCACTGCGTTAGCAATGGCAGCAATAAGCTGGAAACTGGAAACCAGTGAAAGCTACTGGATTTGGCACAG TGTCTGGCATGTGACAATATATACGTCTTCATTCTTCTTCCTTtgctcaaaaacaaaaacaattgcCGTAAATACTGAGAATCAAAGAACCCCAGTTGGAAATTATGAATTGACTCGGCAAGATTCATTCTCAAGAGGATGA
- the LOC132187362 gene encoding syntaxin-73-like — MGVIDLITRVDAICKKYEKYDVDKRRDSSVPGDDTFARLYGVVEADADGALQKSEAAATERNRATAVAMNAEIRRTKARLLEELPKLQRLAFKKVKGLSKEELEARNDLVLSLKERIEAIPDGSDTSRAKQTGGWTASASYTGIKIDSTSDGRFDSEYYQQTEESDRFRQEYEMRRLKQDEGLDVIAEGLDTLKDMAHDMNEEMDRQDPLMDEIDDKVDRANTDLRGTNVRLKETVTRLRSSRNFCIDIILLCIILGIAAYLYNVLK, encoded by the exons ATGGGTGTGATCGATTTAATTACGCGGGTCGACGCGATTTGCAAGAAGTACGAAAAGTACGATGTTGATAAGCGCAGGGACTCCAGTGTTCCTGGGGACGATACTTTTGCTCGTTTATACGGCGTCGTTGAAGCCGACGCCGATGGAGCCCTCCAG aaatcagAGGCGGCTGCCACCGAGAGGAACAGGGCTACGGCGGTTGCTATGAATGCGGAGATTCGACGAACCAAAGCTCGTTTGCTTGAGGAGCTCCCTAAATTGCAGAGACTTGCTTTTAAAAAG GTCAAAGGACTTTCAAAAGAAGAGCTCGAGGCTCGAAATGATTTAGTTCTTTCACTTAAAGAGAGGATTGAAGCTATACCTGATGGATCTGATACGAGTAGAGCTAAACAAACTGGTGGTTGGACAGCTTCTGCCTCATATACTGGGATCAAAATTGACTCAACTTCAG ATGGAAGATTTGATTCGGAGTACTATCAACAAACTGAAGAATCGGATCGGTTTAGGCAAGAGTATGAAATGCGGAGACTGAAACAG GATGAAGGTTTGGATGTTATAGCTGAAGGATTGGATACATTGAAAGACATGGCACATGACATGAATGAG GAAATGGACAGACAAGATCCATTGATGGATGAAATCGACGATAAG GTTGATAGAGCAAACACTGACCTGAGAGGTACAAATGTGAGGCTCAAGGAAACCGTAACGCGG CTGAGGTCCAGCCGCAACTTTTGCATTGATATCATCCTCTTGTGTATAATTTTGGGAATTGCTGCCTATTTATACAA TGTGTTAAAGTGA
- the LOC132188247 gene encoding uncharacterized protein LOC132188247, with protein sequence MRIRKNAKLSPSWFSHASAPEALQTHVCQLNQSPWDAIPFAQDSSQLDGEEDSFTGNASLADSIGAVESVSSMMDAVAAKPDEMAVYDNDKVEKRANAFEQRARENEFGFENTNNNISSTSPSFRRAPAAAAAAAAAAAAGARRARARAAKKGSSSSSNPYEYYYYSGFGPLWGRKRGDRGLGGAADASKSNEAAKLVDSVTINTTRSSSTPSSSSQIDNNDDFDYVDDDDDDDDEDDANGDSGKKRMRKPVKARSLKSLM encoded by the exons ATGAGGATCCGCAAGAACGCAAAGCTCTCACCCTCCTGGTTCTCGCACGCTTCAGCTCCCGAGGCCCTACAGACGCACGTGTGCCAGCTCAACCAGTCGCCGTGGGATGCGATTCCCTTTGCGCAAGACTCAAGCCAG CTCGACGGAGAAGAAGATAGCTTCACAGGAAATGCCAGCCTCGCCGATTCTATCGGAGCTGTCGAGAG CGTTTCGTCCATGATGGACGCCGTGGCAGCCAAGCCCGACGAAATGGCTGTCTACGATAACGATAAAGTCGAGAAGCGAGCAAATGCGTTCGAACAACGAGCAAGAGAGAATGAATTTGGGTTCGAAAATACCAACAATAATATCAGTTCTACTAGTCCTAGCTTCCGGAGAGCCCCGGCAGCCGCGGCTGCTGCTGCTGCGGCTGCTGCAGCCGGAGCTCGCCGCGCCCGAGCTCGCGCGGCGAAGAAAggttcctcctcctcctccaacCCTTACGAATACTATTACTATTCTGGGTTCGGGCCGTTATGGGGTAGGAAAAGAGGCGATAGAGGATTAGGCGGCGCGGCGGATGCGAGCAAGAGCAACGAAGCCGCCAAACTTGTCGACAGCGTAACCATTAACACTACTCGAAGCAGCAGCACTCCATCCTCCTCTTCGCAAATCGATAACAATGACGATTTCGACTATGTGGATGACGACGACGACGATGACGACGAAGACGACGCCAACGGCGACAGCGGGAAGAAGCGGATGCGGAAGCCGGTGAAAGCGCGATCGCTCAAGTCCCTGATGTAA